One Microtus pennsylvanicus isolate mMicPen1 chromosome 3, mMicPen1.hap1, whole genome shotgun sequence DNA window includes the following coding sequences:
- the Ccdc71 gene encoding coiled-coil domain-containing protein 71: protein MSMVVQHVEEKAVHSWSRISTAGKKALEEALLVFNPMSQDLSATEAQLVAFLQGLRDDGFQPTILRSGDVYGYSSCTANPPSQTKLQARATNPSATALPARGPQTAVPLPASQATLLPVPLSGRLAKGSTPALAKHATTNLLLSSLKQSSASHTSGTTVGFPAHLYPGVYPAMQLSVVLEALVPLKTPCLGDKHRAQSLQQSLANSSLKLKKGSGNPQSKASRKITSKGLKCLSKKRSGAAQRGAGTQRSGLRIKGCSASGTKTVQAKASRTLTKAARAHASLAQTQNKTAKPKPRAARAKAKATVVRDKAKAKVVKAKAKAAQTKHKGRPKGSVHTRTGRASLKNCPETVGKKRKKAEDAKGLPPKKRARLVLQSPKAWLGPGKKPHKSQTIKVDRKCSDDEVRQWAQQILRVNLSPVVWLQPLLPS from the coding sequence ATGAGCATGGTAGTGCAGCATGTGGAGGAGAAAGCTGTGCACTCCTGGTCACGCATCTCCACGGCAGGGAAGAAAGCCCTGGAAGAGGCGCTGCTTGTGTTTAATCCCATGAGCCAGGATCTCAGTGCCACAGAGGCCCAGCTTGTGGCCTTCCTACAGGGCCTACGAGACGATGGCTTCCAACCGACCATTCTGCGAAGTGGTGATGTCTATGGCTATAGTTCATGCACAGCCAACCCCCCCAGCCAGACAAAGCTACAAGCTCGCGCCACCAACCCATCTGCCACAGCACTTCCAGCCAGGGGTCCCCAGACTGCTGTGCCGCTTCCAGCAAGCCAGGCCACACTGCTGCCTGTGCCACTGTCTGGCAGGCTGGCTAAGGGATCCACACCAGCCCTGGCCAAGCATGCTACCACTAACCTGCTGCTGAGCTCCCTGAAGCAGTCCAGTGCCAGCCACACCAGTGGTACCACAGTCGGCTtccctgcccacctctatccaggtgtCTACCCTGCCATGCAGCTCTCTGTGGTTCTTGAAGCACTGGTCCCACTCAAGACTCCTTGCTTGGGGGATAAACACAGGGCACAGTCTCTGCAGCAGTCACTTGCAAACTCTTCCCTAAAACTGAAGAAAGGTTCGGGGAACCCACAATCCAAAGCATCCAGAAAAATCACAAGCAAGGGCCTCAAATGCCTGAGTAAGAAACGTTCTGGGGCTGCTCAGCGAGGTGCTGGGACCCAGCGCAGTGGCCTACGCATAAAAGGGTGCTCTGCCTCGGGCACCAAAACAGTCCAGGCCAAGGCATCTCGAACACTGACCAAAGCTGCTCGTGCCCATGCCAGTCTAGCTCAAACCCAGAACAAGACAGCAAAGCCCAagcccagggcagccagagccaAAGCCAAGGCCACTGTGGTGAGGGACAAGGCCAAAGCCAAGGTAGTCAAGGCCAAGGCCAAAGCAGCTCAGACCAAGCACAAGGGAAGGCCAAAGGGATCTGTCCATACCAGAACTGGAAGGGCAAGCCTGAAAAATTGCCCTGAGACtgtggggaagaagaggaagaaggctgaggATGCAAAGGGTCTCCCTCCTAAGAAGAGAGCACGGCTTGTGCTCCAATCCCCTAAGGCATGGCTGGGGCCTGGAAAGAAACCTCACAAGTCCCAGACTATTAAGGTAGACAGGAAATGCTCAGATGATGAGGTTCGACAGTGGGCCCAGCAGATCCTCCGCGTGAACCTCTCTCCAGTAGTGTGGCTCCAGCCACTGCTACCGTCTTGA